ATACCGACAGTTGAAGGCCTGCTCTGCTGTTCCTCCCGACAGTTGAAGGCCTGCTCTGCTATTCCTCCCGAAAGTTGAAGACCTGCTCTGCTGTTCCTCCCGACAGTTGCTCTGCCTTCCTAGGTGCTCTACATCAGTCCACCAAATCCAAGCAGTCTTATCAGTCTACTCTGGCCTACTAGGACTAAACATTGAGATTGTGTGTGATTTACAATGGCAAGAAGACCCAGATGAATGGATGCACATGCTGCGTTAGCGTTGCTGTAAAATCTGAATGAAAAAAACTCAGATGTTGGGGATGAAATGGATCACcatatctctgatgactgttcttcAAATTCTGAGGCTCAGCCTGAACCTACACCTCCAAGGCCTAAGCGCAAAGAAAGCCAGAACAGTGCGCACTGAGGAAGGCCTGCTAATATTCATTATAATGCCTCTATTGCTTTTGTGCTTATTTGTACTATTTATCAAAGCAGACTTGGCGCTTATAATGATGTATAGGCTACTGATGTTTTCATCCTTTGACCACGTCTTGCTGACGGTGCGTCTTGGTGGTTGGGGTCTTTTGTTCATTTTGTCGTTAGAACAGAAGCCGCTACTGTTTTCTAGTACATATGCTTTCTTTGTCATAGTTGTAATAAAGGCACTTCACATGTAAACATAAACTAATGGAAATGCTTTTGGACTTTTGCATATTCTAATGTTACCTaagaccttcataaacacaaccaaaggaTTCATTTTGTGATAGCATATATGAAagatattaattacactgttagaatgttgcagtCAGAATGAGTGCTCATCAGTTTGAAGGGGGGTCCATCGAGGCCCAGCAGTTCTTGTAATAAAAGCATAGCTGTTCTAATGTTTCTCAGTATAGATGCTAGACCCTGACACAACTTGCTTAGGCAGTGAGGGAGAGGAATTTCCACGCTTCAATGCGTCAGTTGTTTTCCAAACATGTTTCCCATCAGAGTCTGAAATAGAACTTAGAAAGTAGTATCATTTAGTTCTTCCTGTTAATTGAGGAAGTGCATGCATTTCCCAATTGCCTTACCATAAgtggtttgtttttttaaacatgtttaaaataaatattttgaaaaaaatatttatttagatTTTGTATCGTATGTGCACAGTGGCCATTAGGACTCTTCACAATGAAACATTACAGTAAAAGTGGACATAGAAACATAGAAAGCCCAGAATGGCCCCCACAGTGGCAAACAGAATGGACATATCACGGTGGCAAACAGAATGGACCTAACACGGTGGCAAACAGAATGGACCTAACACGGTGGCAAACAGAATGGACCTAACACGGTGGCAAACAGAATGGACCTAACACGGTGGCAAACACAATGGACATACCACGGTGGCAAACAGAATGAACCCCTCATTGACAAACAGAATGAACCCCTCATTGGCAAACAGAATGGACCTAACACGGTGGCAAACAGAATGGACCTAACACGGTGGCAAACAGAATGGACCTAACACGGTGGCAAACAGAATGGACCTAACACGGTGGCAAACAGAATGGACCTAACACGGTGGCAAACAGAATGGACCTAACACGGTGGCAAACACAATGGACATACCACGGTGGCAAACAGAATGAACCCCTCATTGACAAACAGAATGAACCCCTCATTGGCAAACAGAATGGACCTAACACGGTGGCAAACAGAATGGACCTAACACGGTGGCAAACACAATGAACTGCCTTTCCTTTATTGGCAAACAGAATGGACCTAACACGGTGGCAAACAGAATGGACCTAACACGGTGGCAAACAGAATGGACCTAACACAGTGGCAAACAGAATGGACCTAACACGGTGGCAAACAGGATGGACCTAAAACATTGACAAACAGAATGAACCCCTCATTGGCAAACAGAATGGACCTAACATGGTGGCAAACAGGATGGACCTAACACGGTGGCAAACAGGATGGACCTAACACGGTGGCAAACAGGATGGACCTAACACGGTGGCAAACAGGATGGACCTAACACGGTGGCAAACAGAATGAACCTAACACGGTGGCAAACAGAATGGACCTAACACGGTGGCAAACAGGATGGACCTAAAACATTGACAAACAGAATTAACCCCTCATTGGCAAACAGAATGGACCTAACACGGTGGCAAACAGAATGGACCTAACACGGTGGCAAACAGAATGGACCTAACACGGTGGCAAACAGGATGGACCTAAAACATTGACAAACAGAATTAACCCCTCATTGGCAAACAGAATGAACCTAACATGGTGGCAAACAGAATGGACCTAACACGGTGGCAAACTAATGTCCTTTACAGAGGACAAAAATGAATTGCTCTGTGGTATATTTTGAGGGCAGCAAAAATATTTGGATATATCTAAAcaacaccatctctccctctcatctctctctccttctcctccctctctctgcagatgTGTCACTTTCTCCATCCACTAGAAGACAACTAATTAAGACACGTCACACGGTACGATTCCAGGCATCTGGAGTATCCACCGTTCCTCTAGCTCTGGTTCTGTATTTGCTTCTGGTTTTGGGGGGAGATtgaagggaggagggaagagtgaGGGTTGGAGTGAGATTGGGGGATTGATCCAGGGAAAGTGTCTGGTTGGCCATCCTTGGCTGAGAGGTAATCTGTGCTGGTTTGCTGAAAACAAACCGTGTTGTCACACAGGGGAGCGCTTCCAAAAGGCCTGACATGTTATAGAATGGCCCTGGGTGTTGGACTGGATGAGggaaattacacacacacacacacacacacacacacacacacacacacacacacacacacacacacatacaaacatgaaCCGAGACAAGAATATATACACACAATtctctcacatacacatagtCAAACAAAACAACAGGCATATACTGAAACACATAGAGCCAAATGTACAtggtgacacacacatacacacacacacatacacacacggcaGTGAGCTGGGATGCTGCGCCAGGTGGCAGGGGAGCCTCTCGGctcagagacagaagaggagaggctCTTGGCTGGccttgaaagagagagggacaagcGGCAGGCAGCGATGGCGTTGGCCAGGGCCAGGTTTGGATCCGGGCAGGCAGGGTTAGGGAGCCCTGGAGGGGTTTCCTGGGTCTGCAGGCGGAGGGGTGATGGGACTATGGTGGGACAGCAGCAGGGCTGTGGTCAGCCCTTTGTAACAGAgaaccatgcttcactgttcaGATCTGGACCTCTGTCTCAGACACAGACTAATGACTCACAGCTGGAGCTAGAGCTGGAGCTAGGGCTGgtgctagggctggggctggagctggtgttagggctggggctggagctggtgTTAGGGCTGGTGCTAGGGGCTAGGGCTTTGGCTGGAGCTGGGGCTAGGGCTGGTGctaggggctagggctggagctAGGGCTGGGGCTTTGGCTGGAGCTGGGGCTAGGGATGGAGCTAGGGCTCgtgctagggctggggctagggatggggctggagctAGGGCTGGTGCTAGGGCTGGTGCTAGGGCTGGAGCTAGGGCTGGAGCTGGGTCTAGGGCTGGAGCTAGGGCTGGTGCTAGGGCTGGGACTAGGGCTGGTGCTAGGGCTGgagctagggctggggctagggctCTTCTTGGGCTGGTGCTAGGGCTGGGGCTATGGCTGGGGCTGGATCTAGGGCTGGTGCTAGGGCTGGAGCTGGGCCTAGGGCTGGAGCTAGGGCTGGTGctagggctgggactggggctagggctggggctagggctggagctAGGGCTGGTGCTAGGGCTGGAGCtagggctggagctggggctagggctggagctTGGGCTGgtgctagggctggggctggggctaggtCTGGGGCTGAAGCTAGGGCTGGACTTAGGGCTGGAGCTAGGGCTGGAGCTAGGGCTGGTGCTAGGGCTGGAGCtagggctggagctggggctagGGATAGAGCTTGGGCTGgtgctagggctggggctggggctggggctaggtCTGGGGCTGGACTTAGGGCTGGAGCTAGGGCTGGAGCTAGGGCTGGTGCTAGGGCTGGTGCTAGGGCTGGAGCtagggctggagctggggctagggctggagctagggctggtgcttgggctggggctagggctggtgctagggctggagctagggctggagctggggctagGGCTCTTCTTGGGCTGGTGCTAGGGCTGGGGCTATGGCTGGGGCTGGATCTAGGGCTGGTGCTAGGGCTGGAGCTGGGCCTAGGGCTGGAGCTAGGGCTGGTGctagggctgggactggggctagggatggggctagggctggagctAGGGCTGGTGCTAGGGCTGGAGCtagggctggagctggggctagggctggagctTGGACTGgtgctagggctggggctggggctaggtCTGGGGCTGGAGCTAGGGCTGGACTTAGGGCTGGAGCTAGGGCTGGTGCTAGGGCTGGAGCtagggctggagctggggctagAGCTTGGGCTGGTGCTAGGGCTGGGTGCTGGGGCTAGGTCTGGGGCTGGACTTAGGGCTGGAGCTAGGGCTGGAGCTAGGactggggctagggctggggctggACCTAGGGCTGGACCTAGGGCTGGAGCCAGGGCTCAGACTGGGGATTAGAGGGGCTGTATTGTTCTTACCACTGGGGAGGACGGCTGTGTTGCTGTCTGGTCAGAACAGTACAAATGCAAATGTAGCTACCTACCTCTAAGCAGCATGTATAGCATGGTTGGTTTAGAACAAATGCTCAAGTAATTAGCTTCATAACAGATATACACTACCTGAGATGGGACTGTACAGTAGGCTAGGTGTGTTAGCACACACTGTACAAAGGCTAGCTGTGTTAGCACATACTGCACATAGGCTAGGTGTGTtagcacacactgtacataggcTAGGTGTGTTAGCACATACTGAACATAGGCTaagtgtgatgatgatgatgatgatgatgatgatgatgtttacAGCAATAGAGAGTCACCTGGGGAAGGTGGGCAGCCAGAAATGGTCCAAAAATCCCTTCTGAGAAATCCCAGCCCCTCAGAGCAACAAAAAATATGCATCTTGTAATAAGGAGACCAAACAAAGTGAATATACTGGGTTTATTTTGAACATGATTTAAAATGAAGCCAACCTGTTACATCATACATTGAAAATAACAGTGTTTTCTTATTTTCACTACAGCATATGTAGACCAATGGGGACATTCCTATTAaaattctcgctctctctttctctttacctctctccctctgtctctctctctctcttcctatttctctttctctaccgctcctcctctcctctatacaACAAACAGGTTTAGCTCCCCACAGAGGAACCATCTTTCTAAATGAGGTAAAAGACACCAATGGAgaacggagggggagagagagaaagagaaagtgataAAGAGAGCAAGTGAGCAactaagaaagagagaaagtgagagagagagaaaccgagagagagagaaatgaagggAAGGAAAGTGGTGAATTAAAGCGGGTTGCTGGTGAGgtactctgtctgtctggaggagGGGATGAAGAGAGGACGCAGGCTCATGTAAGGTGAGCTGTGGGGCGTGTAAAGTGAGAGAGGGGCTTTATGGGTCATTTTCACATGGAGTCTGGCCTGACTCCAGGCCTGAGCAGGGTTAGAGAGGGGGCTgagcaggggtagagagagagagagagagagagagagagagagagagagagagagagagagagcgaatatAGCAGAGAACCTCCTAATGGCCCAGCCTTTcactaggccacactgcactGAGCCGTAATTGAAGGTAATTGTTGGGAAGAGCCTTCGCTCCACAGAGTCACACAGctcacccactgttccccagacTGAGATGGACAGGTCGAGATGAGagaagggagcgagggagagggggaccGGGGGGAAAGGAGGGCATTGGGGGATTGCGTTACCCCCCACCCTTCACCATCCCTGACTGTCCTACATGCCATTTGTCTGGTCGCACAATTGGTGTAATTGTGTACCCGCTAAATGGAGCAGGGGCTGCAGCTTCTTCGGTGGGCAGGCTccgatgacagacagacagacagacagacatgtctgacaaggagagaaagagacagagaaagagggagagagagagatgactagtGTCTGTATGACCCCAAGCTGTTGGGAAACCAAAAACTCTTCCACTAATGGTTGATGGCAACCTAATATACAAATAATGTAATAATCTCTGAATTATTGCAATATGAATGACTGATTACAGTAATGATGGATTTGAATAATTTCCGGGGATAGACTATGTATGAACGAGGTATGGTACTGGTGCTGCGTATCATGTGGTTCGTGTGCACATGtgcacaaatgtgtgtgtgtctatgtgtatgtgtgtatgtgtgtgtgtgtgtctcacgcaAAGGGGGAGAAATCACCTTCCTTCCCCACTTTGCCTACTCTTCTTGGTTGGATGGGTTTAGCTGGGCGAGCGCACTGGAGCAGGAAATCCAGATTCCCAGCCTATCAGAGAAATAGCACATATGACTTCCTCCTACTAAGACGGCCTAATCACCACACCGCCAACCGCTAActctccaccatccaccatcacCACCGGCCCACAGATTGAGTCCTGAGCCCAATTCACTGCTCTTCTTTACGCACTAAAATGAATCCTCTATTGGCTTTTCCTCCACTAAACCTGGTGAAGCTAATGTAAGGTAATGTAAAAAACAGGAAAATATAAACTAGCGCATGTCAGCACTTGAAACTAAATTGGATTCTAAAGATGAACTggacagaagaaaaaaaatctaaccaATTATCTACTGCAAACTACTGTTCTCATGCAgatagaggagtggagaaggATGAATGTGAAATGTTTTATGCAGAGTGGAATGTCTCAAATCTGATAGGTGGAGAATAAGGGACTGCTTCAGTCAGGGGTATTAGAGGCAATGAAAAAGACCCATCATCTTCATCTCTGTTACTAGTGATTTTGTCCTTCTTCtaacttctccctctcttttcttttcaAACCTTTTCGGCTTAATTACATTGTATCTCAGGCTCGGGGTCCCCCGTCACTAAGAGAATGAGGGGCTTACTCCACGTACTCACATGTCAGGACAAGTCCCCCATAATTAGCCAGACGAAATGAACTTTAATTCTTTCCTTTCCTGACACTTTAGATTTACAGGCCATAATTACCGATGTTTAATTAAAAGTCCCAATCAAATCTGTTGAACTGCCGACTCTCAATGAAAGAAGGAGCAGGGAGAAATTAGACCTTAATCCTCcagcctctgtctctcccctctcttgccTCTCGTTCCCCAGCACTTCTcacatccatccctccccctgtTCTTCACACACATTTCCTTTACCTTCCAACCCAGATGCCCGAAAAGACCAAACCCGACTTTTTTTTAGCAGGGCAAATTTTTTTTCTCTTCAATATAACACGGTACCATTATGTTCTTTAAAAACTCATTACAACGTTTGAAATGGGAATCTCGGAAAGGGTGTTTAAAAAGTGCCTCTTCCGCATTGTGccgaggagggagagacacatcgaGGGACGTGGCATGCAATTAAAGAGCAGAATGGATTAGTTTTCCTTTTTAAAAGTTATTGAGACACAATGAAGTGAGAGgctttctctttttctccctcccctcttccagACACCTCATCTGTGCTGATGCCTTCCCTGTAAGCCACTTTCCTCTCACCCGTCTCTTATGGTGACAGGATGCATTTCACACTGTGGCTAAGGAGGAAAACCTTTGGCCCCTCGACTTCTGAACGTGGAGAGATAGAGTGAGCGAGAGAAAAGAG
Above is a genomic segment from Oncorhynchus kisutch isolate 150728-3 linkage group LG19, Okis_V2, whole genome shotgun sequence containing:
- the LOC116355055 gene encoding vegetative cell wall protein gp1-like: MLYMLLRALGPALGPAPALAPVLAPALAPALSPAPDLAPAPSPSTSPSSSPSSSPSSSPSTSPSSSPKSSPSSSPRPSPSPSPSTSPSSSPSPSSSPSSSPSTSPSSSPSPIPSPSPSPSTSPSSSPSPSPSSSPSSSPSTSPSTSPSSSPSSSPKSSPRPSPSPSPSPSTSPSSIPSPSSSPSSSPSTSPSSSPSSSPKSSPSFSPRPSPSPSPSTSPSSSPSPSSSPSSSPSTSPSSSPSPSPSPSPSPSTSPSSSPRPSSSPSTSPRSSPSHSPSPSTSPRRALAPALAPALAPALVPALAPALAPALDPAPALAPALAPALAPALAPAPSLAPALARALAPSLAPAPAKAPALAPALAPSTSPSPSSSQSPSP